Below is a genomic region from Thermodesulfobacteriota bacterium.
AGGTTTCTTGTATTCTGAGTACTAATTAGATTAAGCGGTGATTTGCGGTATAACATCCGCCTTCTCGATGTTATCCTGGATTTCTCGAGGCTGAATATTAGTTAGCATGACCGGCATTATCTTTATTTACTGAGATTGTAAGGAGGAGACAATGAATACATCACATCGAATAATAGCAGTAATCGTGGCAGTTGGGATGGGCTTGATGGCTTGGTTCCTTGCGCAGGCGCAGGAGGGCGGGCATATTTTGCTTAACTCGGCTGATATAAAGTGGGCTGACGCGCCGCCATCGATGTCACCGGGCGCACAGATCGCTGTGATTGAAGGGGATTTGAAAAAAGCTGAGCCCTTCGCGTTCCGCCTTAAACTCCCCGCTAATTACAAGATTCCACCACACACCCATCCGGCTATAGAACACGTGACCGTTCTCTCCGGAACTTTCTACATGGGGGCTGGAGATCAACTCGATCAGGAGAAAGCCATAGCTTTGACACCCGGCAGTTTCGCAGCGTTTCAACCGGGGCACAGTATGTTTGCCTGGACTGAGGAAGAAACTGTAATCCAGGTGCATGGGGTTGGTCCGTGGGGGATCGATTACATTAGCCCGGCGGACGATCCGAGAAAGAAATAACCAGAAGAAAAAGGGTAAGGCACCCCTTTTTCGTTGAAGATTGATGTCCACGAGTAGCTTCACCGTTGGAGAGGCAGAAGTTTCTTTTTGGGGCTGTTTTCGTTCTCCTCTTCTTGACCTGAAATTATGTCATTTATATACTGTGGGTAATCATTGGGATAAGCAATCATTTGCAGTAAATATTACTTTTGGTAAATATAGTGCATTATTACTGATTAATTAATAGTTAGGAGCTAGAGAAACTTTTAAATGGAAGGTCTAATAACATTCGTGGTTGGAGTTGCTGTTGGCATCTTGGGGTACTCCATCACCATGAAAGTCAGTTTTAAGCAACGCACGATAGACTACAAAATACGCGTGTATGATGTCCTGATAGGCAAGTGGGTCCAAATGCGGAACCACATTTATGCTCACCACCCAGGAAACTCATCTGATAATGTCTCGTCACAGGTGATCTACCAGTTTGATCAAATGTATGGAGAATCACAGCAGCTCATAGGTGAAGCGATACTTGTGTGCGAAGATGCTGTACTGACGAACGATATAAATGAATTAAACGAGCGAATGTATAGAACTAAATGGCACAATCTTCCTTTGGAGCAACTGAATGAGGCTATGGAGTCGATAAAGAAGGATGCCATTTCAATTGTCTCGAGGATGAGAGAAGACATAAAAGAAAGTACAAGATTGGAGCTGCGCGACTTCGCACATATCGCGTCTGGGTTTTGGCATAAACGGCACGATAGTTAAGATAAAAACGTCATTTGAAGTTCACGCCCGAGGTACCCCGAAAATGCTGGAGTTGATTGCTGACTAACTAGATGAGATAAATGTTTTGATCAAAGTAGGTAGAAAGATCGCGACAAAATTGAACAACCCATCTACTCGACACGGTCGTCACTACTCAGAAGGAAGTGCCGCTTTGGGTGGTTTTTCCATCTCCTCTTCTGGAACTGAAAATAAGTTCTTTGTATTCTAAGAGCTAATTTGATTGGGCGACGATTTGCGGTATAACTTCCCTGTTTGGATATTATTCTGCATTTTTGCAGGCTAATTATTAAATGTGTCAATTGAATAAGGAGAGATTTGAATGTTAGAGCTGCGACCTACTTGTGAGCATTGCAATAAGAACTTACCACCGGTTTCTACTGAAGCAATGATTTGCAGCTATGAATGTACTTTTTGCAAAGACTGCGTTGATGAAGTTTTAGAAGATGTGTGTCCAAATTGTGGTGGCGGTTTTTGTCCAAGGCCAATAAGGCCGAGTAATAATCTGAAAGATGATAATTACCTGGGCAAAGACCCGGCTTCCACAAAAGTTAGACATAAGCCGGTGAACATAGAAGTCCATCGTGAATTTTCCCAGAGCATTAAGAATGTGCCGCCACACGAGCGTTAAACACATAACAATCGGCTGCCCGCAGACTCGATTAGCTCGACGCCGTGTCGGCCACTTGCTCGGCTGTCCCGTGAATTGTCGCGACATCTCCCTGGTTCCGTCTTAGCACGAGTTCTGCAGCGAGCCGTCCGGTCTCCGCCGCCGCATTCATGAACCCGCGCGAAAAGGTCGATGGGATTGGGTGAAATGAAATGCACCCCTTTTTCGTTGAAGATTACTTTGCACGAGTAACTTCACCGTTGGATGGGCAGATAATTTCCTAAATTGGTGAATTTCTATTTCCTCTCCTTGACCTGAAATTAGGCTTGTTGTATCCTGACTACTAGTACATTTAAGCAATGATTTGCAGTATAACATCCTTTTTGCATGTTGTGCTTGGTCTTTGCTTGCTAATTATAATTAGGATTCTAGGATCTTCTACATGGCAATCATCGCATGCCTGGGGTGGGGTTCTCTTGTATGAGATCCCCAAGGGCTCCCGGTTCATCGTCAGTGGTTTGCTGATGGCCCGTTTGTGAAGGTGGAATTTGTGCGCCAGTCAGACGACGGCCGAATTACGCTGGTTCTGGACGATGTTGCTTCACCGGTGCGCTCGCTTTGGGCAGTGATGGATGATTCCGATCTGGGAGCCGCTCGAGAAGCACTTCGCAAGCGTGAACGAATTCCCGGTAACAACTCGACGCATATCGGGTCATGGTCTCAGGGAGATAACGCCCCTGAGTTGATTCTTGATCTTCCCGAATGGGTGGCATCACGTGGAGTGCGGTCGGTCATATGGTCTGCTTTACCGTCAAAATTTGAAGGTAAGAACGGACAAACCCCAACGTGTGAGCAAGTGCTTCGATATCTCAGCGGGCTGACTGGAGCACTCCGTGATGCAGCCGAGCGCTACGTTAGCTTGGCGCCTCGCCAAATTGACACGCTGTACCGGCGTCGAATAGAAGCAGTACTTCAATGGACACCGCAGGGTCCAAACTTTGGGTCATGATGCGGTTGTGGCTCTATTAATTAGTTAACGCATCGGTTAAGTTACTCGTTAGATCACGTAGATCGGTATGAAGTTTACGATAAGGTCTTTAATGGTGGATTTTTGGTTTACAATCAATCCCACCATTTTACAAAGCCTAATATTTCAAGGGTTCATCCTAATTTTCTTCCTTGAGTTTGAATCCATCGGTAAAATGAATTAACAGGTTTTTAAGCTTATTAATATCAAGCGATATAGATCACTTAAACGGAAACTGGTAAAGCACTGTATAGGAGATGTTGGATCCTTACTCGAACTTTAAACCCCAGAAGTCCTTGAACCTTTCATCAAGAAAACGGTTTCTTAATTTGCTGCCCTTAATTTTTTGAACGACAGATAAGAATCCTTCGCTTGAATTGTTCTTTAGGGTGGAGAAAACATCCTCTAATTCAATCTTATCGATCATCTCATCAAACAGTTCCAATTCTTCAATATTTATAAGAAGTATATGAAAATCTTTCAAACCGTTAAGATGTTTATCTCTCTCTACATTTTCAAGCGCGTCTTTTATCCATGATTCATACAACGAACTAGATACGAATGGCATGTCCATAAAAACTATACAGGGAAATACCTTTTTGTTTTTGAATTGGCTAAACTCATTATAATATTTCGGAATATCTTCTACCCTTTTGAAAATCTGCTCTATCGCATCTACAATTTTTTTGATCTCTCCTTTCACTATAAGTTCTTTATCGCCGGTCTGTCTACTTAGTAAAGCAAACTGGTTAGCCTTTGCCTCAAATAGATAGATTTTGTCTCCTCTTTCGACCCACCAGTCAACAAATTTACCTTTAGGATAATCTAACTCTGGGTGAACATTCTGCTCTCCATAGATTCCCTTTAAGATAACCCCTACATATTCTTGAAAGACATACCCGAAATAGTTTCTAAATTCTTGTTGTTGAGCTTTATCTTCAAAATAGCGATGAAATAACCAATAAATCCCCCCAAAAGCTTTTCTAACATACGCAGACGCATTTGGCACAACAAACGGATCACCACGATGCTTTGCATCGGTTTCTATAATTGGATAAACCAATAACGGATTAAACCTCGTCTTTGTAAAAATTGGATTCAGGTTTGCATTAAAGCGGACATCTTCGCTTTTGAAACTTTTGTAATCCGCTTTTAATATATTGAGGAAGTTATTAATTTTTTCTTCGATCAGGACATCCTTTAATTGAGGTATGTCGGCCTTAGTGAACATTGGGATGCTGAAAGTCGCTGTTCTCTTGGAGCCAGCAGCCACTGCCGTAGCGATTAGGAGATAATCGTTTATTCTTAAGCTTGTTTCCATTTCGAAAATAAGGGATAAATTTTCGAATTTCCCAGGAAGTATTTTTTTGACCAAGTCATTAAAGATAACAAACGTTCTTGCCATCATATAAATGGGTAAGAATTGGTATTCCATTTGCTCGAAGTGAAGTCGTATCATCAAAGATCGGACCTTATCTTCGTTAGTGATTTCATAGGTTTCGGTATGCTCTGGTTGTGTGAGTGAGTTATTATAGATATTGCATAAAGCAAGCCAATTATCTTTTTCGTGTATATATTTTGATTTGTGATCATTGGCTCCAGAAATAAGCAAAAGATTCGCCAA
It encodes:
- a CDS encoding DUF1272 domain-containing protein — protein: MLELRPTCEHCNKNLPPVSTEAMICSYECTFCKDCVDEVLEDVCPNCGGGFCPRPIRPSNNLKDDNYLGKDPASTKVRHKPVNIEVHREFSQSIKNVPPHER
- a CDS encoding cupin domain-containing protein codes for the protein MAWFLAQAQEGGHILLNSADIKWADAPPSMSPGAQIAVIEGDLKKAEPFAFRLKLPANYKIPPHTHPAIEHVTVLSGTFYMGAGDQLDQEKAIALTPGSFAAFQPGHSMFAWTEEETVIQVHGVGPWGIDYISPADDPRKK